A portion of the Lolium rigidum isolate FL_2022 chromosome 1, APGP_CSIRO_Lrig_0.1, whole genome shotgun sequence genome contains these proteins:
- the LOC124682524 gene encoding protein FEZ-like: protein MEGGNDVNMEKSDEILLPGFRFHPTDEELVSFYLKKKIQQKPISIELIRQLDIYKFDPWDLPKLASTGETEWYFYCPRDRKYRNSARPNRVTAAGFWKATGTDRPIYSSEGTRCIGLKKSLVFYKGRAARGMKTDWMMHEFRLPSLADPSLPKRPIDKNIPLNDSWTICRIFKKTSSMAQRALSHAWGPPLATEQDLFSGMQSVQASHFASESSPSLQAAAAPASQFITSKYGFQGQQQFQKASNTQDGSSCKVISFNCNPAQEVQKGPIILPFQAQPSHKPAHAAPQLFDAQFGQPEHIAGFVIDSSADVNFGMSCRNQESSTVKPGNTFNMTNEWEAPGRLNFPFDLGVDSPDDWKCNIPWESFLSPTVPAEMPQY, encoded by the exons ATGGAGGGAGGAAATGATGTCAATATGGAGAAATCAGATGAGATCCTCCTTCCAGGGTTCCGGTTTCATCCTACCGATGAAGAGCTGGTCAGTTTCTACCTCAAGAAGAAGATCCAGCAAAAGCCTATCTccattgagctcatcaggcaattGGACATCTACAAGTTTGATCCATGGGATCTGCCAA AGCTTGCGAGCACCGGCGAAACGGAGTGGTACTTCTACTGCCCAAGGGACCGGAAGTATCGCAACAGCGCGAGGCCAAACCGAGTGACAGCAGCTGGGTTCTGGAAAGCCACAGGAACCGATAGGCCGATCTACTCCTCCGAGGGCACCAGGTGCATAGGCCTGAAGAAGTCCCTTGTCTTCTACAAAGGCAGAGCGGCAAGAGGGATGAAAACCGACTGGATGATGCACGAGTTTAGGCTTCCTTCGCTCGCCGATCCATCGCTTCCCAAGAGACCGATCGACAAGAACATCCCGCTCAAC GACTCTTGGACCATATGCAGGATCTTCAAGAAGACCAGTTCCATGGCGCAACGGGCGCTCTCTCATGCTTGGGGGCCTCCATTGGCAACTGAGCAAGACCTCTTCTCTGGGATGCAATCGGTGCAAGCTTCACATTTTGCATCCGAGAGCTCCCCTTCATTGCAAGCTGCAGCGGCACCAGCAAGTCAGTTCATCACCAGCAAATATGGCTTCCAGGGACAGCAACAGTTTCAGAAAGCCAGCAACACACAGGATGGTTCTTCATGCAAGGTCATAAGCTTCAACTGCAATCCAGCTCAGGAAGTCCAGAAAGGTCCCATCATCTTGCCATTCCAGGCACAGCCATCACACAAGCCCGCGCACGCTGCACCACAGCTCTTCGACGCGCAGTTTGGGCAGCCTGAGCATATCGCTGGGTTTGTGATTGATTCTTCTGCGGATGTGAACTTCGGAATGAGCTGCAGGAACCAAGAGTCGTCCACAGTAAAGCCTGGCAATaccttcaacatgaccaatgagtGGGAGGCTCCAGGAAGGCTCAACTTCCCATTCGATTTAGGAGTAGACTCTCCAGATGACTGGAAGTGCAACATACCTTGGGAATCCTTCCTTAGCCCAACTGTGCCTGCCGAGATGCCACAATACTAG
- the LOC124682525 gene encoding 60S ribosomal protein L34-like, whose product MVQRLTYRKRHSYATKSNQTRVVKTPGGKLVYQYTKKRASGPKCPVTGKKIQGIPHLRPTEYKRSRLSRNRRTVNRPYGGVLSGPAVRERIIRAFLVEEQKIVKKVLKIQKTKDKTATK is encoded by the exons atgGTGCAGCGCCTGACCTACCGCAAGCGTCACAGCTACGCGACAAAGTCGAACCAGACCCGGGTCGTCAAGACTCCAG GTGGGAAGCTTGTGTACCAGTATACCAAGAAGAGGGCTAGCGGACCCAAGTGCCCCGTCACTGGGAAGAAGATCCAGGGA ATTCCACACCTGAGGCCAACGGAGTACAAGAGGTCAAGGTTGTCTAGGAACCGCAGGACTGTGAACCGTCCTTATGGTGGAGTGCTTTCAGGACCTGCTGTTAGGGAGAG GATCATTCGTGCTTTCTTGGTCGAAGAGCAGAAGATTGTCAAGAAGGTCCTGAAAATCCAGAAAACCAAAGACAAGACAGCCACAAAGTAG